The following nucleotide sequence is from Candidatus Schekmanbacteria bacterium.
GCCATTATTCCTATATTACGTATCTTTTCTAAGGGAACAATTCTTGCCATTGTCGATTACCACCTATAATGAGCAAAAGCTTTGTTAGCTTCCGCCATTTTATGAGTATCCTGTTTTTTCTTAATAGCAGCTCCTAAATCATTTGCTGCATCTATTAATTCTGCCGCAAGTTTTTCAATCATACTCTTTTCTTTCCTTGCAGTTGCAGCTGCTATTAGCCACCTGATGCTCAATGATATTCTTCTATCAGGAGGAACTTCAACAGGTATCTGGTATGTTGCGCCTCCAACTCTTCTCGATTTGACTTCCAATGATGGTTTTACATTCTCCACTGCTTTATAA
It contains:
- a CDS encoding 30S ribosomal protein S7, producing the protein MPRKKFIRKRELDPDLRYGSVLVTRFINNLMRDGKKSTAEKIFYKAIEKIGEKTKSDEPISIFYKAVENVKPSLEVKSRRVGGATYQIPVEVPPDRRISLSIRWLIAAATARKEKSMIEKLAAELIDAANDLGAAIKKKQDTHKMAEANKAFAHYRW